GGAACCCTGTAACGAACCGCCACCGAAGGACCCATGTAAGGACCAAAAGGAATGTAAACCACCGAAGGAGCCCTGTAAAGACTCGCCACCGAAAAAACCGTGTAAAGACGAACATAATCCATGTGTACATTCAGAACCACAAAAGGACCCATTTAAAGAACAAGAAGAGCATAATCCATGTCCACAACCAGAACCACCAAAAGAACCATGTAAACCTTGTAAGCCACCTCCCAAGGAACCCTGTAAACCAGAACCACCAAAGGAGCCTTGTAAACCACCTCCCAAGGAACCGTGTAAACCATGTCCACCACCAAAGGATCCATGTAAGCCCCCTCCGAAGGATCCGTGTAGTCCATGTCCACCGCCAGAGCCACCAAAAGAGCCTTGTAAGCCACCTCCAAAGGAACCGTGTAAACCATGTCCAAAACCAGAACCACCAAAAGAACCTTGTAAGCCCCCTCCAAAGGATCCGTGTAGTCCATGTCCACCACCAGAACCACCAAAAGAACCTTGTAAGCCACCTCCAAAGGAACCGTGTAAACCATGTCCAAAACCAGAACCACCATGTCCAAAACCAGAACCGCCATGTCCAAAACCAGAACCACCATGTCCAAAACCAGAACCTTGTAACGACTCACCACCAAAAGAGCCATGTAAAGATAAACCACCACCGTGTCCACCAAAAAAAGAACCGTgtaaagaagaagaagagaaACCTCTTAAAGATGAAAACAATTCAAAATGGCAATCAGATGATATTCATCCAAATGATCCCCAAAAACTTTCGTACAGACCATATTATTCTAAAGTGTCTGCTTCTACCACGACTACTTCCAAAGTATCTATCATTGGAACTGGTGATTCAAAAATACATCCTTTTACCTATCCTAAACTATCTGCTGAAGATCTATTTCACGCAAAAATTGCTAATGATTTATTCAATTCCAAAATACCATTTGAGCCTTTGATTCCAGACATACACACTGATAGTTTAGACAATTTACCTAATGAGGATTCAAACAATGCGGTCGGCAGATCGTATGATGAGTGGCCTGAAGTTTCTGAGGCCGAAGCAGTGGTTTCTGGTGAAACCCCATCTAATTTTAATGCAGAATCAGATGTGGTTGATGAAACCACAACCAAGTCTAATGCAGAACCAGATGATTCAGAATATGATGACATCATAGCCCAAAGGTTTCCTCAAGCTATAAAGTTATTAGAGGagctaaaaaaattaaaccaactaaaagctattttaaaactacaaaaattacaaaaggaAGGACATGTGAGTGCTATCACTGAGAATAGTGAATATAATGAACCAACAGAAGCAGTGACAAAGGTATCctcaaaaaaatcttataattttCGAGATATAAGCGACCTATTGGTGACTGAAAAATTTTTGAGAACTTCTACTGAAGCTAGTTACATTCCTAAAAAAGTAGTTTtgacaaaactattaaaaaaaagacataaCTATCAAGCAAAATTTGTTTAGCTCGATGATGATTTGAGCAGCACTAATAAtactaaagaaattatttactatattgaatacaaatataacataaaagGTGTTAAAGTTTagattatttgtataaataaatatatttatttttaactacccAGTaacatttattgatatttatactGGATTTAATTTGGAATGGGTACTATGATTTTTAGTATTTCAAactataagtatgtataatgaTGTATTGGTACTTCATCGTTCAGCTAATTTCATTAACTTCAAATACAAAAACCGTGATACCGTTTGCAAATGGCATTCAAGTGATTATTGTCAAGCTATCATTACAATGACAATTCAATAAttttgcacggttggcgcggtggaagggtaactctttgtgttatccacaaattgttacacccagacccgaaggactgggtgtcatgtctatgtgaacttgtatgtttgtaaacgcacccacgttacaggagaaaatcatagtgtggggtaacgtttaaaaaaaatcagcgGTCACAAGGTTCTGGGTTACGATTGCCTTATTGATATTATTTGctaattaaaaactaactaGAAACCTTCTATAGGTAATGGATTTTTATAGTGTTTTGTATTTTGGAAAATGACTAACGGTACCTACaatgtgtattatttatatatttaggtTTATTATTCATGTATCTATATACGTTAGCTTTTCATTACGTTTATAATTGTCAACATTAGATATTACTCCTATATGAAATGAATAGCTTCATTAATATATTTAGTCAACTCATACGTTTCAGCGTTACTCAATTgaatttatgttgtaatattatCCACATCGATCTCATTTTAATTGttagtgtttaaaataatactatcaactagattctgccagcggctttcttcgcgttcccgtgggtaaaaagtaacttatgtgttattccaaaccataccATCTAcctttgttccaaatttcatccggatactttcagccgttttgacacgTTTTGACGTGATCgggtaacaaacataaacacaaactttcatttataattgaaatatacaacatttataatattagtaggatttaaATTGTTTGGGattctttgttttaatattttgtcttaattaattaattacgccTGGTTAATGAGTCGCACATAGATATAAGAAAGTTTATATCTATGGAGTTATTTGTCAATCTatttatcaatgtttatttgcGTAAAGTATGGTTTCGCATGACAAAAGAGAATCTAATAATTTTCTTCTCATATTCTTTAAATGTCCGTAATTTATTGATTAACTATCGAATATCAAAATGTGTTTTCAGTCTTAAAAGAGTTAATCCCCATAAATGTAAAACTATCTTAATGAATTCAAATGTGGATCACTAGAGCGGTTTAACAGGGAGGTGAACGAAgccgttttattaaaatagcttAATTTACCCAACACGAAACAAAGTTTGAGCAATCATTTCCTATAGAACGTTACCACCACACATTTTCGTCaatgttacaattattattattcagcgTACATTAAACGTGCAGAGCGTATATTCAACTCGGCAACTCGAGCCGcttgaaaattcaggcttcgctcgcggcgggggcgcggcgggcggtgGGGGGAGCGCGGGGTACAGGGGACGGTCGTTAGTGACATTTCGTATTCATGACGTCACCCGCGGGCCGATTGTTTGCAATATTACTCTAATTGGAATTGTAATTATACGCACATATCCCGCGTAGAGGATGCCTACGTGCTCGCTGCTACCTTTAgtgaatattgttgttttaataacataaatatatgtacaaaAGCGACAATAGACCTCTTTCATTTTGCATAAAACTTTTGCAAAAAATAGCATACAAAAACTTCTTTAGGTGTGAAATTATCAACGTGGTACAAGTAACGAACTTACTTTGACCACTCAACTGAAGTTGCAGTAACTATTTAAATATGCTTTCAAActtcactaatatttttataaaggtaatatacaaatatacataggCCACCATAGAAATTTTAGAGCTTTCAGGTAAGTGGAGAACTGATGAGTGGAGTTTGTCACCGATCATTTCCTCTTTAGTTCCAGTTCCCGCAGGTCTTACTAGGGGTGGCTAAGTAACTGCATATTTTGATAGACATCGGGCAGCAGAGCTTTTTAAGAAACTTCAACCATTTAAGCTAAATCCACACTATAGTACCAATCACAGTTTAACTTCGGTCTAGTTTAGTTTTggtcaaataatttatatggGTTTGTATTGAAGTGGAACTTGACTTCAACGGTAGTATGAATGCCCTCATTGTTTCTCATATAGGTAATTCTTTATTATAACTGGCACTTTATTGTGGATCCACCTTTAAACACGCTGTAAATTCTGAAGATTTTGCCAAAAGATGATGACTCTATCTCATCTCTTTCAGAGATACTCTAGGAGTGGACTGTCACAGGCTGTTTAAGTCAACAGTCCACTGCTAGATTATGGGGATTTTCTATGTCTAGGGTGAGATATCGCAATTTAAAAGATTTAGGTTTTTCAGAGAGCAATACTGCCTGGTTTTTAATGCACAGTATTTTGGTGAGGTTTTGCCATATTTCCATGCTGCTCGTCTAGTGGGTTGGAGAATAGcgaaaaaaaataggtttattaGAGAGCGCTGCTGATCTGTATTAAACGCGTCTTTTATACCCTgtgcgctataacaaggtgcggctgacagatgccagtatgacgttgacttctctctttagggatggacattagaaaaatatttttttatcgctatcgatactcgcagtatacatttaattctcttgaatttttttattaaatgtgtgtgttatttagttgtgcagtctaactacgtgtatatacttgttaaaataaatattttatgaccgagccctgaggtgtttcagagttacagttttacagaaccgtgaagaaaacaaggatatattagtttgtatatgttagattaagtaccaccacgcattatcaatggcgccggaaatgtctagaaaaatgcctactacatatttctgctcagataatgtcactgtggtttgggcagagagagccgcgtctacagtggatttacccacataattaaaggttttttaagaatgataattgaacgacgcacgattttcgttttttattctaaaaaaacatcgactacctatccatcgtagccgtacatcccatcactaaacacgactatggctttacgttatacgcataacccattactttatttttcatttcattagattttaattgaatactagaacattccggttggttttaatttaattaactacgcatccgaatgatttaacataatacgaatgtgatacagctaaaatattaaggcataatttttaaatcgcagcaactttcaagagtgatacgaaacgttactgaatctgtcagccacaccttgttagagcgcattaggtatagtgaggtttatttttgttaaaagaaatttctgtatttttgagactttattttattaattataccaTACTTTTTTGCTATTAATTATACAAGTTTCTGTAATCACAATAATTCAGGGCGCTTActtttgaaaccaatctcaatgtccatgtaatttcaatccaataaaatctcaataattattcaatttaaaagtgTAAAAACTATACGACCCCCATCGTAGTTGTTCAAATAGCATTCTGAGTATGTAATGTaaaccaaactcaataccatttagttcatttaatATGCACGTTATACGGACGCGATAGGCGCGAGTGTTGCAACTCAGTATGAAATTTCACAAAATCAATGTTGATCGATCGGAATAGGGTGGATGAcggggtaagaaaattaaaaatctatttagtccgtcaattaggtaatgaataaaaatttgacatgtattttttattttgtttataagataacaatacttagataaaactaataaaagtttaggagtgggagaaaatacgtcatttctacgtttaAAAGTTACTAGAAATGACGTCATGCGACATTTCAAATAGTGATTAAGAAGaagtaattaaaaagtatttgtttcggtaagaaaataaaaaataggtttaacataatctacaagacggacattaaaataaaaattagttatctacctAATTGGAATTTTTGGATCTCTATTGGATTGGATTCAATAGTAAGTCTCCTGGTGTTTAGGTTTACACAATACACAAATctgagaaatattttgttaaaatagtaATAGTCCATACAGGTTCCGATTTCCTTTGTTTTTTCTGATTGGGCAATATTTATGCAGATTTCAGGACTTCTCTAATGAAATAGCTAAAtgctttttatataaaactgtaaAAGATGCCTTTTAGTTAGTAGCGACCACTTATAGactgatgtgatgtgatgataaAAGGTTCTAAAGTTTCTAGGCTGCTGGTAGTTATAGTATAAACAATTGGCTACATAGGTAGAAGACTAAGACTGAAGACCTAGAATTCATTTCCTAATAAAGACTAGGTTTTCATAATCTTTAACTTTGAAACGATGACCGATTTAAGTATCGTACCTATAACTTCAATAAGTTAATAAATCTTTAGTTTTCTTAAACATCCAGTAAAAAAATGagatatatgtaggtaataaataataataggtaataaaCCTACTTCATTAATCTGTATTTGTGTTTGAGAATTATGCTGTATTGATGTTATTATTAGTTTGGAAATCATAAACCACTCTTTAAAGTTATTTCCCAAAAATCTTTTATaacaattagttttaatttaaagttaatctttttttattgataacatTTATTCCAAAATTTGTTTCTTGATGCTCTTCTTTTGcagtttttaaataagtaggtacgcAGGCTAAAAGTCAAGTGGCAATAATAGGCGtcttctgtttattttaaattaattaaaaagataattaacAAGAGTAAATAGGTTATTTGATTTTCCCATTAATCCAATAAATCATTTAGTTATTTGATTGGAGGAATCGAAATCAGGACCTCTTGTGCTACACACCGAACAAGAAGTTCCCGTTTTCGATATTTATGACACAacacttaattaattatgtagacATTTTCTTTGTTGATCGGTTAATTCACTGTTCAACTAACTACAACAGGATTGTAGTTGGCTCTACCTCTTTTTATCTAGGGGCACGGTAATGGTCGGCCAAGACCAGCCTTGTATAATAAACATAGTATAATAGTAGGTAGACAAAGTGTTCTTATAGAATATTTAAATCCAAAATCTCTGGAAACTGTAtagaactaatataaaaaacGATTTCAATCTAATGGTTTAGGATTAAGATCGGTAATTGAAATCGGCAGATAGTCAAGTTATAGCAAAAAAACTAGATCaagtaacaaattaaacataaaatgttgtttgtaaACTGAACTTTTAATGAGATTATTGAGATCTATTGCCCTATTGTCACTACTATAGTAGTAATCAGTGTAAAGAACAcaacataacataaaacattgaCAATAGTTACCTAATTACGGATCTATTTAAGtgtgtatttacaaaataaatagaagaaaaattaagtcATCGACGTCTTACGTTGATGGATTAGGTATATCCAAGAACTTAATCCAATAGGTGCCAAAAGGAGGCTACCTAAAGCAAATAGAAATGATATTTCATAATAAGAGTGACGTACCTGTGTTGTCTTGCAAGGACCGGCTGAGTGGTGGTGCAGGCGGCGTGGCAGCGTGCTCCCCGCCGTACAGCCCGCCGAACTCCTCCGCAGACGACGAGGACGCGTTGCTGCACTTGCGGCCCTTGTCTGGCGTGTACTTGCTCTCCCCTCCCGTCGGCAGGAACTTGGCGTCTTGCTGGTGCTCGTCCAGTAACCCTGGCACGCCCAGCAGCCCACCGACCAGGTTCGGTCGCAACTCTTCCATTATTTTGGAACCTTGGCCGCATCCACCGCCGCCGCTGAAGTTGAGCTGGCGGCTGAAGAAGGCCGGGAATATGTTGAACTGCTGCGGGTCCGGCAGCGCGGCGagtggcggcgcgggcggctcGGCGGCCCCCGCGCACGCCGTGCTCTTGAACTCCACCGTGCTGTGGCCGGCGCGCTGGCTGAGCGACCAGCGCGGCTCTCCCGCGCTCCTGTGCTCGTGCTCCGTGCCGTCGCCGTCGCCGTCGGCTCGGCCCCGACGCTCACTGACTAACCACATTATAGTGACGTCGCACGTCGCGCCGCACCGACCACGCCGCCCCGCGCGTTAATTGTCCGCGACTGCGCGAGAGGAACTCACGTCGCCGCCCACGGGCGAGACAGAAACGGCCTGCTCCCATACCCCCATAATCGATGTAAAATCTTTATAGGGATGCTGCGTCTCATTCATCCGCGGCGGAGAGTGCGGGCCGACTGGGGCGGGCCGATGGGGCGGCTGCAGCGCGCGCTGTGATTGgctggcggcgcgggcggccgGCCCTCGCCGCGCACTGCTCCGGGCCAGATAcgcttttctttgttttattgtcCCCACGGCTCCTCGTCGATCTTGCGTTTAAAGTTTATGCATTGCACTATGTTTTGTTTCACAAAACGCAAAATCATGTATGGAAGTTCTTGAGGTAAAACGTGAAACAGAGAAGGGTGGATGCTTTTAATGGAGCGAGTGCTTTGTGTCGGTGATTGTGTCTGTATGACAGTCCTGTAGGTGGTGCTGGCGCTCGGCGGCTGGAGCCATGTACGCGATGACAAATCTTTGTTAAATGTTAAACacaattatgtacctacatagatacGGCTGTTCAGCTGCGAGCTTGTAACTTGTGAACTTGCGACGTATCTTTGTTTCAGCATATATTGTGAAACAATTATGAAGACCGAAGAACGTTTATGTCACAAATTATTGTCGGCAAGAATTGTAACGCTTTGTTCCTGATTCATTCATTTTTCGTAGTACATTTTCTGAAAGGTTCTAGGTATAATAAAGAACATATGaattgcgttttatttaaaccaTAACAGATTCATTCTGTGTTTCAATATTGACGTCTATACTATTTACACATTATAACTTcaagcaattatttttgttactgtacgtgtagtttcatttattatttgaaacttataataaatgttaggAACAGACTTTTGTCCATATTCATTGATATTgctacctacatacctacctaaGCATCAAATTTTTAGGGACCTGGGAACTGAACGGAATTGTACTGAAAGAAACTTATTCGTAGACAGACtgtccagagctgcggactaccgggaTTCCAGCTCAAAACaagagtatgaacggggtggtttttagtcagtaagattctgatacTCCCTCACTTCaagcaaggcgggagaatttgATAACTTGCcgccttaaaaaaagaaagaaaggaaagaaGCAGTTTCTATAGCATCCAATAATAACCAAACTTGTAAACACCACAAGGGACATTCAACAACAAACTAAAAATGcctattaaaattaacataaggGTTCAAAAAAACCCTTATCACTAAGATCTTTAGTAACAAGTGTAGATACTGCAACCCTTTATAATACATCCCTGCACAATATTATGCATATCATTAGCAGTATCAAGTTTGTGATATTCATTACGAGATGAAAGAtatttaattgatattcaaTTTCAACTGCGATCACTTTGAGGGCGCGGTTACTAAATCATTCGTTGTCGATAAATTATTCCACAGATTGTAATTTGTTATGTGGAGTGGGTTTGGAAATGTGGCGGttgaggttttttttaatagtatttttgtagtatagTTGTAATGATAGGATTTTTTGGAGTTTAAGAAGAGTTTTTGAAATAAGTTCTTAGGATTAGGATGTGTTATGATATGGTGGATTTGGAGATAATATTTTGGtgccattttaatttatttttgttacttctgttgtattttttatgagtgAAAGGAAGCATGACGTTTGGTCTTTCGGGACTTACTTTACAGAGTGTTTGGTGAATTTTGCATGTTGTACAAAATACGGGTAACTAATTAATACCGGAACAACATCAGTTATTACAATGGGTAGTAAATGACCTaacaaatcttaaaaaaaatgtgtctttCCATGCGCCAAACACGCTGTTTATACAGCGTGTTTCTGTTTAAGCGTGTTTGTGTTTCTGTTctgtttaaaataagttttaatattatttattttgtctctcCTACCTACACACCTATCTAACTAGATAAGCACATAAGAGCCAATTGCATAGCCAAATGATAGACAAGGAATCCTTTAacgtacatattttaattacagttttCTAACAAACCTTACAGCACCCAAAACAAAAGCCTTCCCACATCGAAAACAATTCGCGTACCTAATTAACTGACGGAAGGAAAAGCAAAATAGAATTCGTATTAAACTAGAGGGAAGTTTTTGGGTACACGAGTACCAGGGATACAGTCGAGCGAGGAGGTCTTAGAACTTTACTAGCAGTTTTAATTGATTCCTCGCTTCTTGAAGTAAGGTCTTTGCGAAGTTCCCTCTCGTATGTATTTAATAGAAAAGTGCTAGTGTCAAGATAACCAAGTTTGCTTATGTCTTCCTAATGTTGTTGATAAGTAATCTTTGATGTAGTTTTGTTATGTGTGTCGGATTTggtatttgtgtgtgttttgttagtgtttatgagtttttatatagattgttttaattgttatttagttattgGGTGTTTTGCTTTTCTACATTGTGTTCAATTCTCAAGTAGCTTGCTtagtaaaagttaaagttttacaCTTTTGAAAACTcaaattgatttttgtttgaGGTTTCAAATTGTCAGGCAGTTTGTCCGTCATTGAAGTTAGGTGGTCGTTCCAAAGCAAAGCGATCATGCGAAAGCCTTTTAAGAGAGGTTTCTCCTGTAGAAGGAACTGTAGTCCAGTAGTGAACTATCATGGAATTACTGAAAAATCGGTTAGAGTTCGCAATTTTTTAATTCTGTTAAACAGAGATCCTTTTGTCTGTCGTATACACATTTCCTTTGGAATGAATCTTATGACACCCACGACGTCAAAAGCTGAGTGTATTGTATTCCAATTTGTCATcaccaattactccccttcccaatctcagattcccttaaattcctaacctccaaaaggccggcaacgcacttgtaacgcctctggtgtttcgggtgtccatgggtggcggcgattgcttaccatcaggtgatccgtctgctcgtttacgatACGGTTTTAATGTACAACATATTATCTACTTcgataaattgttgtttatgtaTTTGTCAGGGTATCATTATAATTGTGTTTAGTGTTTATCGGTTCATGTCACGACTTTTCATGTTCGTGCAGTGTAGAACCACgagtaatgaaaatatattatgttatgtatattaaatattacttgttacttatctattttaataaacagCATTAAAAATTACGCATTATTTGAGTGTTTGTAAATACGAGAGTCGAGCGAGGGGGTTCGGTTTCGATTCCTAGCATAACATTGGGTGCCTAATAGGTTGTTCGGTTTCAAAATTATCAATGtgcaattttaagttattatttaattttagattatgGCCTATAGGATCGCTGTCTTTTAAAAGGCAgcaatataattacattattcaCCATGCTCCTCTTCTCGAGGGTTCACCAAATCGCCAACCAAGTGTGGAGATGGATCCATCAATCGTTGATACCTATGTATAACATGTACCTACAACTTATGTATAAGATTTTAATGAATGCGAAGGAGTTTTAAACGTAGGAGGAGTAAGAAGAAAAACAAGGAAATACTACAATctaaacattaacattaaatcaatatttcGTTTAAACGTCCATGACGTTTaaacgaaaaatatttattgtgtgcaataaataatttagttagtaACAACGCAATACAACAAGAGGTTCAATGATTAGTAATGAGACAGACATTACTATGGCCACGACGCGACGCATCATTCGACAATTGTCAATCTAATTTTATACCTTAACTTATTTCTTATCAATTCCTATGTTCTATTTTCATCCAAATTCCACCCAATGGTACAGTGGTAAGCAGTCTCTTTGGATCTAACTTCAATACTGCTTTAGTTTTAGAAGACGGTGATACCTTgaacctttttaaaaataaagaaatatttgataataCTAACACTTTTGATGCTCTTATacctgtaacaaataaaaagatattagaTGGGCTATACGTTGAAGATCGGGTATTAGAGGAAAGTATGATAAACATGGAAATAATgctatctatatttttataataactatcgtgaggcatactaaaaatcacggtttactcaagtaaattattggagaaaagctctattagtttcgaatcacagagggactctttatcatgtgcagcgtgcgcagacgagGTGGCGTCGCGTAAGCGTGACTCTAAACTAgtagattttctccattaattttcgTGAGGAAACTgtgatattttgttaatttaatgctATATAGATTTGTAAAACTGGCTCTTATTGCCGCACTTAGAGTAATAAATGGT
This genomic interval from Spodoptera frugiperda isolate SF20-4 chromosome 6, AGI-APGP_CSIRO_Sfru_2.0, whole genome shotgun sequence contains the following:
- the LOC118268002 gene encoding cell surface glycoprotein 1-like, whose translation is MSISGMTVHATMQSINLLFYLYVVIDHAVSSEAGLLDPIRSMFNPIPSSRPRRRPDLLLGPLVSRFRDSELRYDSMDFDKNARSIPEKYPDYPRPYDDTIKTHIIYGHSFRKKTTKKPKGKATCSKDSDEPCKEEPPKDPCKEAPPKDPCKDQNECKPPKEPCNDSPPKDPCKDQKECKPPKEPCNEPPPKDPCKECKPPKEPCNESPPKDPCKECKPPKEPCNESPPKDPCKDQKECKPPKEPCNEPPPKDPCKDQKECKPPKEPCKDSPPKKPCKDEHNPCVHSEPQKDPFKEQEEHNPCPQPEPPKEPCKPCKPPPKEPCKPEPPKEPCKPPPKEPCKPCPPPKDPCKPPPKDPCSPCPPPEPPKEPCKPPPKEPCKPCPKPEPPKEPCKPPPKDPCSPCPPPEPPKEPCKPPPKEPCKPCPKPEPPCPKPEPPCPKPEPPCPKPEPCNDSPPKEPCKDKPPPCPPKKEPCKEEEEKPLKDENNSKWQSDDIHPNDPQKLSYRPYYSKVSASTTTTSKVSIIGTGDSKIHPFTYPKLSAEDLFHAKIANDLFNSKIPFEPLIPDIHTDSLDNLPNEDSNNAVGRSYDEWPEVSEAEAVVSGETPSNFNAESDVVDETTTKSNAEPDDSEYDDIIAQRFPQAIKLLEELKKLNQLKAILKLQKLQKEGHVSAITENSEYNEPTEAVTKVSSKKSYNFRDISDLLVTEKFLRTSTEASYIPKKVVLTKLLKKRHNYQAKFV